Proteins encoded in a region of the uncultured Paludibaculum sp. genome:
- a CDS encoding archaemetzincin produces MISAIHLVPLSLASGEGLPPLSALDGLSASAARSLSVSCHVETQPVTIDYTFDAYRMQAWSTPVLARLKERNPPSGVVVLGVTALDLYVPVLTFVFGEAQLAGPAAVISTHRLRDEYYGLPPNEEALSQRLFKELLHEVGHTQGLKHCTDWRCVMSSAHAVERIDLRQAAYCRACAALFLRR; encoded by the coding sequence GTGATCTCCGCCATCCACCTCGTCCCGCTATCCCTGGCGAGCGGCGAGGGATTGCCGCCACTCTCCGCGCTCGACGGCCTTTCCGCTTCCGCGGCCCGTTCGCTGTCGGTCTCGTGCCATGTCGAGACGCAGCCTGTCACCATCGACTACACCTTCGACGCCTATCGAATGCAGGCCTGGTCCACCCCCGTGCTGGCGCGGCTGAAGGAACGCAACCCACCCTCCGGCGTCGTCGTACTCGGCGTCACGGCGCTCGATCTGTACGTCCCGGTTCTTACGTTTGTGTTTGGGGAAGCGCAGTTGGCCGGTCCGGCCGCGGTGATCTCCACCCATCGTCTGCGCGACGAATATTACGGCCTGCCGCCCAATGAAGAGGCGTTATCCCAGCGCCTCTTCAAGGAACTACTCCACGAGGTCGGTCATACACAAGGCCTGAAGCACTGCACCGATTGGCGCTGCGTCATGTCCTCGGCTCACGCTGTGGAGCGCATCGATCTGCGTCAGGCCGCGTATTGCCGCGCTTGCGCGGCGCTGTTCCTCAGACGGTAA